One segment of Fusarium falciforme chromosome 13, complete sequence DNA contains the following:
- a CDS encoding Retinol dehydrogenase, with protein MVPFNPDKDIPDLSGKVILVTGGNVGLGKQTILQLSKHNPAHIFLAARTESKALAATEDIRKAVPDAAPITYLNLDLTSFDSIKKAAMDFHAQSQQLHILINNGGIMATPAGTTKEGYEIQFGTNHVGHALLTKLLLPTLKKTAAATTPPQDVRIVNLSSSFENKAPATNIYEFDKLMTDMASTPTFVRYGISKIANIHHARALSRRHPEIRSIAVHPGVVNTNLTNGPAASWPIMRLILPLAGFFSTNVWNGTKNQLWAAVSPDAKSGEFYYPVGVTGKGTKQSGDKALEEALWDWTEKELEGHA; from the coding sequence ATGGTACCGTTCAATCCAGACAAAGACATTCCGGACCTCTCAGGCAAGGTCATCCTCGTGACCGGGGGGAATGTTGGCCTGGGCAAGCAGACCATCCTGCAGCTCAGCAAGCATAACCCAGCAcacatcttcctcgccgcGCGTACAGAGTCCAAGGCCCTGGCCGCAACTGAGGACATACGCAAGGCCGTACCGGACGCGGCGCCCATCACGtacctcaacctcgacctcaCGTCCTTTGATAGCATCAAAAAGGCTGCCATGGATTTCCACGCCCAGTCGCAGCAGCTCcacatcctcatcaacaacggtGGCATCATGGCCACACCGGCTGGTACCACCAAAGAGGGCTATGAGATCCAGTTCGGCACCAACCACGTCGGCCATGCTCTCCTCacgaagctcctcctccccacCCTCAAGAAGACGGCCGCGGCTACCACCCCGCCCCAGGACGTCCGCATCGTcaatctctcctcctcctttgaGAATAAAGCGCCCGCCACCAACATCTACGAGTTCGACAAGCTCATGACAGACATGGCATCCACCCCGACATTCGTCCGCTATGGCATCTCAAAGATCGCCAACATTCACCACGCCCGCGCCCTCTCCCGCCGCCACCCCGAGATCCGCTCAATTGCCGTGCACCCAGGCGTCGTCAACACCAATCTCACGAACGGCCCGGCTGCTAGTTGGCCTATTATGAGGCTCATCCTACCCCTGGCTGGTTTTTTTTCTACCAACGTGTGGAACGGCACTAAGAATCAGTTGTGGGCTGCTGTCAGTCCCGATGCTAAGTCGGGCGAGTTCTACTATCCCGTCGGTGTCACAGGCAAGGGGACTAAGCAGTCGGGCGATAAGGCTCTTGAGGAGGCGCTCTGGGACTGGACcgagaaggagctcgagggtCATGCGTGA
- a CDS encoding Epimerase domain-containing protein — MRSLPQLAVPKGSTVLVTGANGLLGSHIADQFLTYGYKVRGTVRDPEKSSWLADVFEKNYGKGSFELFKVPDMAAKSAFDEAVKGVSIVAHSASILSFDFNPHNVIPDVIAGAINALKAAHAESSVKRFVFTSSSAAAVSSTIGAPGIKVTEETWNEDAVKEAWAEPPYTPERAAPVYSASKTQAEQEVWKYHTEHQNERPDLVVNTVLPNVNFGKSVDPVHQGFASSARMPALLYNGQVVDFHHMVPRQYFIDTQDTGRLHVAAGIFDHVQGQRIFGMAYPFSWDSILEILRKIEPEKTFPENFSGGEDPNEIEPRDKAEQLLRELGRPGWTTLEESIRGTLEGLQLAEKAASA; from the exons ATGCGATCCCTCCCTCAGCTTGCTGTGCCTAAGGGCTCCACTGTCCTTGTGACTGGAGCAAACGGTCTCCTGGGCTCCCACATTGCTGATCAGTTCCTCACTTACGGATACAAGGTCCGTGGAACTGTTCGAGATCCAGAGAAGAGTTCATGGCTCGCCGATGTCTTTGAGAAGAACTATGGAAAGGGAAGCTTTGAATTGTTCAAGGTTCCAGACATGGCTGCTAAATCCGCTTTCGACGAGGCTGTGAAAG GCGTCTCTATCGTCGCTCACTCAGCGTCTATCCTGTCCTTCGACTTCAACCCCCACAATGTTATTCCTGACGTCATCGCCGGGGCTATCAACGCCCTGAAAGCAGCTCACGCTGAGTCCAGTGTGAAGCGTTTCGTATTCACTTCGTCATCAGCCGCTGCTGTTAGCTCTACTATCGGCGCGCCTGGCATTAAGGTAACAGAGGAGACCTGGAACGAAGATGCTGTCAAGGAAGCATGGGCAGAACCGCCATATACTCCTGAGCGAGCCGCTCCTGTCTATTCTGCCAGCAAGACCCAGGCTGAGCAGGAAGTTTGGAAGTATCACACGGAGCATCAGAACGAGCGTCCTGACCTTGTGGTTAATACTG TGTTACCTAACGTGAACTTCGGAAAGTCCGTTGATCCCGTCCACCAAGGCTTCGCCAGCAGCGCTAGAATGCCCGCCTTGTTGTACAATGGACAGGTTGTTGACTTCCACCACATGGTTCCTCGAC AATACTTCATCGACACGCAAGATACTGGCAGACTGCATGTTGCCGCTGGTATTTTTGACCACGTACAAGGCCAACGCATTTTTGGCATGGCTTATCCTTTCAGCTGGGACTCGATCCTCGAAATCCTACGAAAGATTGAGCCGGAGAAGACATTTCCCGAGAATTTCTCGGGTGGAGAAGATCCGAACGAAATCGAGCCCCGCGATAAGGCGGAGCAGCTCCTCCGTGAGCTTGGCCGTCCCGGCTGGACGACTTTGGAGGAGTCGATCCGGGGTACCCTCGAAGGCCTGCAGCTGGCCGAGAAAGCTGCCTCCGCCTGA
- a CDS encoding Kelch repeat-containing protein gives MPAKSQWQTLASLPVAPRQEHTTVYLPHDSIAILGGIVPNNSATPIPFSSTTLVQIYSIKRNTWRTVAPLPKRLNHVNAAAVDGKIYVLRGLDDGGEEQKALQAVSDTEGDGGWGVYKGKIFLAGGFSALGLTPGGPHESVGPVSVFDTATLKWLPDFLPQQAKAIPQPRDHAGAAVIDDKLYVIGGFDHGASNRRDTVFILNIQNLKAGWKTGTARMPTPRGELTAAAMGRKIYTFGEGNPNAERGLFNETEVYDAESNTWTQLEPTKVPRHSAPGVGVGGKVYIPGGGLAAGALPASLFDVYVPGCEKGW, from the exons ATGCCTGCAAAATCCCAATGGCAGACACTGGCAAGCCTCCCTGTCGCCCCAAGACAGGAACACACAACCGTCTACCTCCCGCACGACAGCATCGCGATCCTAGGGGGCATCGTTCCCAACAACAGTGCCACACCCATTCCCTTTTCAAGTACAACCCTGGTCCAAATCTATTCTATCAAACGCAACACCTGGCGCACCGTGGCCCCTCTCCCAAAGCGGCTCAACCACGTCAACGCCGCAGCTGTAGACGGCAAAATCTACGTGCTCAGGGGGCTGGACGACGGTGGTGAGGAGCAGAAGGCACTGCAGGCGGTCTCGGATAC CGAGGGGGATGGCGGCTGGGGTGTGTACAAGGGCAAGATATTTCTCGCCGGCGGATTTTCGGCTTTGGGCTTGACGCCAGGAGGCCCCCACGAATCTGTCGGTCCCGTTTCCGTCTTTGACACGGCTACTCTGAAATGGCTCCCGGATTTTCTTCCTCAGCAGGCGAAAGCTATCCCACAGCCGCGCGACCATGCTGGAGCCGCCGTCATAGATGACAAGCTGTACGTCATCGGCGGATTCGACCACGGAGCGTCCAACCGCAGGGACACTGTTTTCATCCTGAACATCCAAAATCTCAAGGCTGGCTGGAAGACTGGCACGGCGAGGATGCCGACTCCTAGGGGCGAGTTGACCGCTGCAGCTATGGGCAGGAAGATATATACCTTTGGGGAGGGTAACCCGAATGCTGAGAGGGGGTTGTTTAACGAGACCGAAGTGTACGATGCGGAGTCCAACACCTGGACTCAGCTGGAACCGACGAAGGTTCCCAGGCACAGCGCTCCAGGTGTCGGCGTGGGTGGGAAGGTGTACATTCCTGGTGGTGGGCTGGCCGCGGGAGCCCTCCCTGCGAGCCTATTTGATGTGTATGTGCCTGGGTGTGAAAAAGGGTGGTAG